A genomic region of Cannabis sativa cultivar Pink pepper isolate KNU-18-1 chromosome 1, ASM2916894v1, whole genome shotgun sequence contains the following coding sequences:
- the LOC133033703 gene encoding nuclear/nucleolar GTPase 2-like: MYNTRPKRDRKGKVLRNEFQSDELPCTRIQPDRRWFGNTCVVNQKELEFFREELQSRMSNNYNVILKERKLPLSLLNDHQKQARVHLLDKEPFQDAFGPKTKRKRPRLLAADYDSLLKKADGSQDAFEEKHGDDVNVDEGEGDGFRDLVRHNMFEKGQSKRIWGELYKVIDSSDVVVQVLDARDPQGTSVAT; this comes from the exons ATGTACAACACGAGACCCAAGCGTGATCGCAAAGGAAAGGTTTTAAGGAATGAATTTCAGTCTGACGAGCTGCCATGTACCCGAATCCAACCCGACCGCCGATGGTTTG GAAATACCTGTGTTGTAAATCAGAAGGAGCTCGAGTTTTTCCGTGAAGAACTTCAAAGCCGAATGTCGAATAACTATAATGTTATTTTGAAGGAGAGAAAACTGCCTTTGTCTCTCTTGAATGATCACCAGAAG CAAGCGAGAGTTCATCTGCTCGACAAAGAGCCCTTTCAGGATGCTTTTGGACCAAAGACTAAGAGGAAGCGACCAAGACTCTTAGCTGCTGATTATGATTCTTTACTCAAGAAAGCTGATGGTTCCCAGG ATGCTTTTGAGGAGAAGCATGGTGATGATGTCAATGTTGACGAAGGTGAAGGGGATGGATTCAGAGACCTGGTTCGACATAATATGTTTGAGAAGGGTCAAAGTAAACGTATTTGGGGTGAACTCTACAAAGTGATAGATTCTTCGGATGTTGTTGTCCAG GTTTTGGATGCGAGGGACCCACAAGGAACAAGTGTCGCCACTTAG